ACGAAGATTACAAAAGGTAAGCGCTCTACACCTTCTATCAAAATGAATTCTACCCCATATTtactgttattttatattaagtacgATTTATTGTCGAAGATCAAAGGTTGCGTTTTATACATTTGCAGGAGCTTAACGACATCAGGCAATCGGGACTTAAATCATTTAGGGATATTCAGGTGGATGAATCCAATATTCTTACATGGCAGGGTTTAATAGTACCGGTAAGCAAACGATTGACGCAATTTTATTCTTAGAATTTCTTaaataacttcaataataatatcaatggATTTTGTGATTACAGGATAATGCTCCTTATAACAAAGGAGCTTTTCGCATTGAGATTAATTACCCAGCAGAATACCCATTTAAGCCTCccaaaattagttttaaaacaaaaatctatCACCCAAATATTGATGAAAAGGGTCAGGTGTGCTTGCCTATTATTAGTGCTGAAAATTGGAAACCAGCAACAAAGACTGATCAAGGTAATAAATACTTTCCTATAAGatctatattacattataatacagTTTGTTAGTTGTTGTTGTTCAACATCATGAAATAATTcctaaatgttattaatatatttactgCCAGCCCTGAAAAGATATAGCTGTTGTGATTGAAGTCACACAACTGTGCTGAGTTATTTAGGAGCTTTATAACATACATGAGTGTTTTCCTGAATTGATATTTAATGGTTGCATTAGAAACTTGTTATGGGGTGTCTTTTATAGTGATTAATTACCAATATCAAATGAGACAGTCCTCACCCATGAGAGTTTTTTATGTATATGTGTTGAAATTTATATGCAATGAATGATCATTTCCATTTTGATCATGATTCACATATGAAATTTGCATCTTTGTATAACTATTGCAACGTCCGATTAATGACAGCTGGCAGGTAGCGAAACGTCCGATGTcgcgattaagattatccgacggcgagcgcgagattcatcattattaaaagcgatataattacataacgactccacctatggctatataaaaaatacattcacgtagttaaaagtatagaaaatcaacgtgtaaaatcataaattatgtttttgaacccaagttatatataaataaaaggttaaagctcgagattataggtagaaatgtgataacattttcattatattaagtttttatgtaaaatattagcgcacacattaatacaacttgattattattgaaatagactatataacctattttttgatattaatatgtcattacttcgacttacgggattgttgcattaaactaaaataaagcagccattcttagtatatacctacaatttatctgcggaatgcacaagtaaaacgtgaaatacttggttgtctcaatacatccagattgttgaatattataaacattatatttatgatattttgtccctattacaagcaatgatttactgttaattaattggattacaataaaaatttgatatttaaaccaaatcgataaagtagtatcgatcatactgttataacttgtcgatttaatgtcgtaagaagaattttatatgtaatttgtagataaaatcggaaactagatatcatgaggattaatttcatatataaaacaaatataatacgtaattaaaatattacacttacatgataaacaaaacaataacaaaacacttgacactacaaaaataaacaaatgacaattccccccgcaaaccgattttcaattaattatttcttttaatttttgctcggatacttgatatttaaagataagcctattacaattacttaccatagagtcttaaaaatcgtatttgacaagctaattcactcatactacagattataacacaaaataaatatgcaagtcgactgggccactctggttgcctggacgtttgactgtctaaagaaaaaagccgctctagttgccCGGACGTTTCAGTAGATAACAGAGGAGTAGATAGAGAGTGTGGGGGATTATCACCAGTACTACACTTGCCTGCGGAAACACATAGTAACTCAGATATACTTCACAGTATTGAGATTAAATCACCTctgaacaattattttataatattgggGCTATTATAGGAGTTAAGGATTATTTTTCATACGGGCTTCTCTTTCTTGGATTAATGaagtaattctttatttatattaattttactcaAGAAATTAATTCAGcatttataaaccaaataaacTTTGTGtgttattgacacacttatagATACAATACAGTGAATTCTGTGCCTAGACACTGTTATTTTAACAGCAAAAAACTGTTTTTGGACAAGAAGTATTAAcaccataataaatattatatttgaaatagatAATCATTGTAAGTTATGTATCTGATATAATTGTTTCAGTTATTCAAGCTCTGGTAGCTCTTGTCAATGATCCAGAACCTGAACATCCATTGCGTGCAGAACTGGCTGAAGAGTTCCTCAAGGATAGGaaaaaattttctaaaaatgcTGAAGAATTCACCAAAAAACACAGTGAAAAGCGACCCTCTGattaagttttactttatttaatgcATTTGATGGATTGAAGGCTTGTATGCATGCATTTGAACATTgattaaaagtattatattcacatacattatttattacaccTTCGTCtgtattatttcaaaatataacaaatttttgTCTATATAAATGATAGAGGTTTTTATTAGTGTGCATATCACCGAAAAGCTACTGTATAGAGTTCAGTTAAGTCTTCTATGTTTTATTACCTAGATATTTCGcccttatctaaaaaaaaaaacatatttatgatatctgcatttaatataaagttttaagaaacaagatttttttattcacCACATGCTCAGTTAAGTGTATACATGGACAAAGTGGTGAGTATCagttagtttaaatttaaaggaTTTATTGGGACTATTAGAACAAGGCAAATTATTGATGGGAATGGAACTCTAGCAGTAGAAGTAAAATTGCAGATAATTatagtatgtaatatattttattgtgaattaGATGGATTGATCACTTTCAGTAACCAAAGGAATGACAGCAGCAGATTGCTGCAAACTGGTGCCATTTCAAGAAGAGAGCCATACACtacaaaattgaatttttaaaagtCTGAAGTGTGGTTATTACTTTAAGGGCAAACAGTGCATAGCTATTAACTGACTAACAGTCTAATTTCTCCATGTTTTCTTGTTTTGGAACACCTATACAACTTGACATTCAAAGTACCATTAATACTTTTGTAACTAAATGTGAGACCATTCATTGTCTTCCTTAATGAATGAGTACATTCAAATGTACCCATTCTAAACCTATAAAACTGTATcaagatatatagatatattaaacaTACAAGCCTCAAATCCGatcaaatataaatttcacAATAAGATgagatatataattttatatccaCATTGCTTGTGGTAGACGGTTTTTCTAGAGTATTCATTTGCACTGCATTAAAATTATACTCTTACTGAATTGAATTATCTGTAAATGAAACAActgtgtttttgttatttttaataattagtattatctaatataattGCTAGCTCTTGTCCAATGTTTTGATTGCTTCTGTAagctaaatatataatatatataccaaTAATAGTGTATGTCCTGtattatgattaaattatatttcaatgtgCGAGTTTCACAATATgtttaattgattaaaaaacttttaaatattttctgttgCATTTGTGTTTTAAAGTTGTTGTCACCATATTAGTAAGTgcattatgatttattaataaatactaatatattatcTCATAAAATTAAGTCTCCTCCATTGTAATCAAAACCGGGTAAACATACCCCAGTAATAAATTCAGTATTCACATCCTTTAAAtttgcaaatttaaataattttattcatttagaaGATGGCCTTTTTGAAACAATGTTGTAGCTCAAATCTCAATTTTGAAAGTGtattatattaactaatatCTGTAATGTTTTTCTCAGAGGAGAGACTATtttctcacacacacacacacacacacacaatttgATGAGTATTTACTTATTTGAGTACATATTTACTCTAAAACTAAATCGGGAACATGTTGTGGCATCTTCTCCAGTGATCTAAACATAAGAATCTCTGCATTACCCTTAAGTACCTATAATATGGTGTTTCAAGTTGAACGGTATACTTGAGGCAGGccagtcacgcgatagaaagagaggcaacttctaggtgaataaaaatgtaggttagcgttgtgcgatctgaattacaccttaggGCGAGTACACATTAGGCGCAAGTTGGTAGCGTACATACAGCGCGCTTGGCACGGCGTTTTACTAGCGTTAGTAGGTCGTCCATACTCGGCTCAGTTCGGAAATGGACGTCGGAGTGATTGCTTGTTTGTGGCTTCTATACCGTCGCTACAGAAGACGAAGGCAGAGACAAAGAATTCaagaaaaatttcaacaatCTCCTCCCAATTccttttctttaatattttgtttttataatcagGACTTTACATGTCCCATATAGCTGGACGCTTTTGGATTTCGTCGATTAATAAGTCTGTATCGAAGTGCTCGGTCTCCATTTTGGTGAATTGCGTCCACTCTACACGAAAGCGCGCTTTCAAATGTACAACAAAATGGCGGCTCATGTATCTCGAAGCGCGTGGCTGACGCCCTCTCAAAGCGCGCGTTCCACGCGCGCTTGATCAGCAACGCGCGCTTGCGTGTGTACACCTAGATAAGAACTACTGGTTCTCAAAACGCGCGTTACCAAAGCGCGCGCTTCAGAACGCCTAATCTGTACTCCCtcttattgtatgaccgcaagagaCCAACAGTCATCACAATACATGTCATAGAACAATACGTAACTTAggggtctccttgaaatttatacttaCGTCGGGCGGAACGCTAGGGTGGGTAGGTACCTAcaacaaaaagattgacgaaGGGCGCATCTAATTTAACTCGGGCACCGATCGACgatcgctgtccgagttaaattctCTTAAGCAGttcacggaatggggtaaaattaACATTGTCTAATTTAACTCGCAGagagactcaagtttgcgcgttttccattaaaaaaaccaaTTGTCGTATGATTGTAACACTAGGTCTCGAAATCGCGAGCCATTACCAATTGCGCGGTCATCTGGACGGCAAAGCCagattggcttcgaagaagctggacgTCATAAATAAACACACTATGAATCGAAACATCTTCAAAATTACTCCAAATAAACAGGATGATTGCGGATGGAAAAATTTGATCCTTTGAGACGTGGACTGAAATCGTAGCACTCTTTACTCTTATGTTTATCAAAGCGAAATACTAAACAAGAGTCTGCAACTCGCGCCAGCTTTTGTGTGGCTCTTGAAATCCGAAAACCATTCGCCGATAGAGAAATGATCAAAGAATGTTTGATTTCAGTAGCCGAAGAAATAAACTATAAGTGAAACGTTATGGTGAAAGCTAAGTATATAGTATGTACCTAGATAATGTAGATTTTAATGTTCCATGCTTTTGCCAGTCTTTCTATTCATTAGTTAGCGTGTGAATTAATGCACAATTCGTGTAGGTACCACAAAATTGCTATATCTACCTTGATAGATTCTGATTCGTACGAAATCGCGAAATCCCTTCATATATGTACTGCTTAAGAAGAGTGGTATTGCGTTTCTGCTGTGACGCCGCATACCTACAGGTACCTATTGCTTCCGGACAATTTGTATATCGGtccattattttctatattatatattttatatagttttactCTATACATATAGTTACACGTTGGTAAAACGAATAAATCAAATGGTATCTACAGGGTCCATTAAAAATCACTGCGCTTCGTTTGAGTTATCTGTGTATTCAATCGCAATTTGTATTGACATTACAGCGAGTAgtaaattattgaacaaataaaGCACTGAAATTatagattaatataaaattgtcgtTTCGAAACACGGCTGAATGATAAAAGTGGATACCATATTAGTAGGTACTACTGTTTGATAATTATAAGTTGTGAATATAGGATGAATATAATTAGTGAATTCAGCATTCCTAGCCTAGATTCCAGAACCTTCTGAAATGTCCGGATTTACAGTAAATTGGGCGTACGCTGTTGTATTATGTTTTTCTAGAATATGTGGAATAGCCCCGTTAAAATATGACAACACGCCGAATGGACATAACTTTGAAGTgcgtaaaagaaatatttatgggtGTACACTCGCCATTGTTTTGAGTAAGTAACCtgctaaataatttgttatttttaaagtcacatccctcacttctgggattaattaaaataaatttgtaaccaaaactttttaaatgacgatgcgggactcgaacccgcgaccgcgactcgggttccgtccgagcatTCTTTAATTTTAGTAGAAAATggaaatttaatataagtaaccTGCTCTGAAATACGATAAACCTGCGAATCGAAAACTTTGTACCTTTTATTTGTCAAAGGGcgtatattataaaagaaataagcATTTATTGATGGTACTATTTAATACTACTTAGTAGTGAAACAACGAATGAATATTAATACATAGTATCTTAACAAATtatcacattttttattttaaattaattattaattatcaccCTCGCAAGCGACGCGAAACCGCTATTTGTTTACGACAGAAGGATCCTATCCCTCATAGAATCGAGCATTCGCCAGgcatttttaaccgatttcaaaaacggaggaggttctcaattcgtcggtatgtttttagTCACTGCGTAAAAGTGGAATactggtgaccagtaatacaggtattttattacctaccacaggcaccagcgatccacgaccaaaacttatgtatcccctgtatttttaagttttcgctatattgtaattttggttgttggtgagaaataaaaagttttattattatatatgtttttttatgtttgttacctcgatactatcgactgggtgaaccgatcttgaaaattctttttttatttgaaagctggtgcttcccgtgtggtcccattgtaatttggtccagatctgacatgATGGTCCAGATATGACATCCATgacaaaaccataaaagtcttaaatatgctatacgtatgtggatgataaatttacaaataactcaatatcgcgccaaccgatttcgatgattcttttttttattcgaaaggatatacttcaaaaatagtttaatgagagtttggttgggttctgattacggaatccatgacaaagtaacggaactcttcaattcttaggagcaaattaacgatactcgaccgaatcttttttacgctattaggatatttaagtcatctaccttaacatagttatggtcaagtaattgtcttagtcgaatatgatgatcaatgggactccttaaagacttacagtaagggtgcgatctgtggcagaatttcgaACTGACtgttatcaaattgcaaagcacctACGTTCATCGCTG
The genomic region above belongs to Leptidea sinapis chromosome 31, ilLepSina1.1, whole genome shotgun sequence and contains:
- the LOC126974021 gene encoding ubiquitin-conjugating enzyme E2 L3, with product MAATRRLQKELNDIRQSGLKSFRDIQVDESNILTWQGLIVPDNAPYNKGAFRIEINYPAEYPFKPPKISFKTKIYHPNIDEKGQVCLPIISAENWKPATKTDQVIQALVALVNDPEPEHPLRAELAEEFLKDRKKFSKNAEEFTKKHSEKRPSD